A window of Reinekea marina contains these coding sequences:
- the oppF gene encoding murein tripeptide/oligopeptide ABC transporter ATP binding protein OppF — MTAQKEKLLSVDDLKVYFNIFPPNAMPWTKPGILKAVDGVSFDLYAGETLGIVGESGCGKSTLARAVIKMVPAEAGKVMWLGKDLLTASKREMKESRRDLQMIFQDPLASLNPRMTIGDIISEPLKTHHPEMKADERKEKVKEMLIKVGLLPNQINRYPHEFSGGQCQRIGIARALILKPKLIICDEPVSALDVSIQAQIVNLLMELQQEMGLSLIFIAHDLSIVQHISTRVMVLYLGNICEITTSDQLYKTPRHPYTQALISAVPVPDPEIERNKEVIILEGDLPSPMNPPSGCVFRTRCPKAQDLCAQKKPELIDVADLHEVACHFHD; from the coding sequence ATGACCGCTCAAAAAGAAAAATTATTATCCGTAGACGATCTTAAAGTTTACTTCAATATTTTCCCGCCCAATGCGATGCCATGGACCAAACCTGGCATTTTAAAAGCTGTGGATGGTGTCAGCTTTGATTTATACGCAGGCGAAACCCTTGGGATTGTTGGCGAATCGGGCTGTGGTAAAAGCACACTCGCGCGTGCCGTGATTAAAATGGTACCCGCTGAAGCCGGCAAAGTGATGTGGCTCGGTAAAGACCTACTCACTGCCAGCAAACGAGAAATGAAAGAATCGCGCCGCGATTTACAAATGATATTCCAAGACCCATTGGCCTCGTTAAACCCACGAATGACCATTGGCGACATTATTTCTGAGCCGCTTAAAACGCATCACCCAGAAATGAAAGCCGATGAGCGCAAAGAAAAAGTGAAAGAAATGTTGATCAAAGTTGGTTTACTGCCCAACCAGATTAACCGCTACCCTCACGAATTCTCTGGCGGTCAATGCCAACGTATCGGGATAGCACGTGCTTTGATTTTAAAGCCTAAACTGATTATCTGCGATGAGCCGGTATCGGCATTGGATGTATCAATTCAGGCGCAAATCGTAAACTTGTTGATGGAACTGCAACAAGAGATGGGCTTATCGCTTATCTTCATTGCGCACGACCTCAGCATTGTTCAGCACATCAGTACGCGAGTGATGGTTTTATATCTGGGTAATATCTGTGAAATTACCACCAGCGATCAGCTGTATAAAACACCACGTCACCCGTATACGCAGGCATTAATCTCTGCAGTGCCCGTGCCCGATCCAGAAATTGAACGCAATAAAGAAGTCATCATTTTAGAAGGCGACTTGCCCTCTCCAATGAACCCACCTTCAGGCTGCGTATTCCGTACACGTTGCCCGAAGGCGCAAGACTTATGTGCTCAGAAGAAACCAGAACTGATCGATGTAGCCGACCTACATGAAGTGGCCTGCCACTTTCACGATTAA
- a CDS encoding oligopeptide/dipeptide ABC transporter ATP-binding protein, with product MSLLEVKDLGVQFQTGDGIVSAVNGVNFTLEKGKTLGIVGESGSGKSQTVFSIMGLLAQNGWATGSVKFDGVEILNLPEQGLNKIRAEKIAMIFQDPMTSLNPYIKVSEQLMEVLILHKGMNREEALAESIRMLDAVRIPEAASRIHLYPHEFSGGMRQRVMIAMALLCRPELLIADEPTTALDVTVQAQIMDLLADLQKDFGTSIILITHDLGVVAGSCEDTLVMYGGKVMEYANTTDLFKTPSHPYTKGLLSAIPRLDHVGSELHTIPGNPPNMMNMPVGCPFSPRCEHATDQCHKEPAALVNYDGKRLRACHKPVEEI from the coding sequence ATGAGCTTATTAGAAGTTAAAGACCTCGGCGTTCAGTTCCAAACAGGCGATGGTATCGTCAGTGCGGTCAACGGCGTCAACTTTACCTTAGAAAAAGGTAAAACCCTCGGTATTGTGGGTGAATCAGGTTCAGGAAAAAGCCAAACCGTATTCTCGATCATGGGCTTATTGGCTCAAAACGGCTGGGCAACGGGCAGCGTTAAGTTTGATGGTGTTGAAATATTAAACTTGCCTGAGCAGGGCCTGAATAAAATCCGCGCCGAAAAAATCGCGATGATTTTCCAAGACCCAATGACATCACTCAACCCTTACATCAAAGTCAGTGAACAGCTGATGGAAGTATTGATCTTGCATAAAGGCATGAACCGTGAGGAAGCTTTAGCTGAATCAATTCGCATGCTGGATGCGGTAAGAATTCCAGAGGCGGCATCACGTATTCATCTTTATCCGCATGAATTCTCTGGTGGTATGCGTCAGCGCGTAATGATTGCGATGGCATTGTTATGCCGTCCAGAGCTGTTGATTGCCGATGAACCTACTACGGCACTAGATGTAACTGTACAAGCGCAAATTATGGATCTGTTGGCTGATCTCCAGAAAGATTTCGGCACCTCAATCATATTGATTACGCATGATTTAGGCGTTGTTGCAGGCAGCTGTGAAGACACCCTAGTTATGTACGGCGGTAAGGTTATGGAGTATGCAAACACGACAGACCTGTTTAAAACGCCATCTCATCCTTATACCAAAGGATTGCTATCGGCTATTCCGCGCTTAGACCATGTAGGGTCAGAATTGCACACGATTCCAGGCAACCCACCGAATATGATGAACATGCCTGTGGGCTGTCCATTTTCTCCACGCTGCGAACATGCGACTGATCAGTGTCACAAAGAACCAGCTGCACTTGTAAACTACGATGGCAAACGCCTACGTGCTTGCCATAAGCCAGTGGAGGAAATCTAA
- a CDS encoding ABC transporter permease subunit yields the protein MIVNSKKVEELAENMLNAEEIEGRSLWADAARRFSHNKAAVGGVIALALILLFTLIGPSFAQWTNEEIDWAVLGQVKQLGAPSFETGHYFGTDDLGRDLYSRVIQGTSISLKVGIIGSLVAVIVGTLYGATAGYVGGRVDNAMMRLVDILMSIPYMFVLILLLVVFGRSINMLFIGIGLISWLDMSRIVRGQTLTIKNKEYIEAAIAAGVSNFTIIMRHIVPNLIGIVIVYASLLVPGLILTESFISFLGLGVQEPSTSWGALISAGAGTMQYGTLWQIGFPLFFFVVTLFSMFFIGDGLRDALDPKDR from the coding sequence ATGATTGTAAATTCTAAAAAAGTAGAAGAACTCGCTGAAAATATGCTCAATGCTGAAGAGATTGAAGGTCGATCTCTTTGGGCTGATGCCGCGAGACGCTTTTCACACAATAAAGCTGCGGTTGGCGGCGTTATCGCGCTTGCGCTTATCCTATTGTTTACCCTTATTGGTCCGAGCTTCGCTCAGTGGACTAATGAAGAAATTGACTGGGCCGTATTAGGCCAAGTAAAGCAATTAGGTGCACCTTCGTTCGAGACTGGACACTACTTTGGTACAGATGACCTTGGTCGCGATCTTTACTCCCGTGTAATTCAGGGTACTAGTATTTCCTTAAAAGTAGGGATTATTGGTTCTTTGGTAGCCGTCATTGTTGGAACTCTATACGGTGCAACAGCAGGCTATGTAGGTGGACGAGTTGACAACGCTATGATGCGTCTAGTCGACATATTAATGTCTATACCATACATGTTTGTTTTGATTTTGCTGTTAGTCGTATTTGGACGCTCCATCAATATGCTTTTTATCGGTATTGGTCTCATTTCCTGGTTGGACATGTCTCGAATTGTCCGAGGGCAAACACTGACTATCAAGAACAAAGAATACATCGAAGCAGCTATCGCAGCGGGCGTTTCAAACTTCACGATCATCATGCGACACATTGTTCCAAACTTAATTGGGATTGTAATCGTATATGCATCGCTACTGGTTCCGGGCTTAATTTTAACCGAATCTTTTATTTCATTCCTAGGCTTAGGCGTACAAGAACCAAGCACGTCTTGGGGTGCACTCATTAGTGCAGGTGCAGGAACCATGCAGTACGGCACTTTGTGGCAAATTGGTTTCCCCTTGTTCTTCTTTGTTGTAACGCTATTCAGCATGTTTTTCATTGGTGACGGTTTACGCGACGCGTTAGACCCTAAAGACCGGTAA
- the oppB gene encoding oligopeptide ABC transporter permease OppB, with product MFSFIAKRLLTAIPTLLILIIVSFLLMHSAPGGPFTSERALPPQVEANINAKYGLDKPLYYQIFDYVRDIVVDFDFGPSFRYKDRSVNDLISDGFPVTLTYGSISALVAVLFGVTLGVIAALNHNNWKDYAALSFTFTAQVLPNFVMAPLLVLLFTLYLGWLPGGGWEGGKPQFIIMPVIALSTSYMATIARITRSSMLEVLNSNFIRTAKAKGVPYSRIIMKHALKPALLPVLSYMGPAFVGMITGSVIIDMYFSTGGIGVLFVNGALNRDYSTIMGITILIGTLTVLLNILVDILYAWIDPKIRY from the coding sequence ATGTTCAGTTTCATAGCAAAGCGTTTGCTAACCGCAATTCCAACGCTACTCATTTTAATTATCGTTTCATTTTTGTTAATGCACAGCGCCCCAGGGGGTCCATTCACCTCTGAACGTGCTCTTCCGCCTCAGGTAGAAGCCAATATCAACGCCAAATATGGCCTCGATAAGCCGCTGTATTATCAGATATTTGATTACGTACGCGACATTGTCGTGGATTTCGACTTTGGTCCTTCATTTCGATATAAAGATCGATCTGTTAACGACCTAATTTCTGATGGTTTTCCAGTGACCTTGACCTATGGCTCTATTTCAGCCCTAGTCGCGGTGTTGTTTGGGGTTACGCTCGGGGTTATCGCCGCACTTAACCACAATAATTGGAAAGATTACGCCGCGTTAAGCTTTACCTTCACGGCACAAGTTTTACCCAACTTTGTCATGGCACCCTTGCTTGTATTACTGTTCACGCTGTATTTAGGATGGCTACCCGGCGGTGGTTGGGAAGGTGGTAAACCTCAGTTCATCATCATGCCTGTTATCGCACTGTCTACCAGCTACATGGCAACCATTGCGCGAATTACCCGCTCATCTATGCTCGAAGTTTTAAATTCAAACTTTATTCGTACGGCTAAAGCAAAGGGCGTTCCTTATAGCCGAATCATTATGAAGCATGCGCTTAAGCCAGCTTTATTGCCTGTTTTATCTTACATGGGTCCCGCATTTGTCGGCATGATTACCGGTTCTGTCATTATTGATATGTACTTCAGTACAGGTGGTATTGGCGTGTTATTCGTGAATGGCGCCCTTAACCGTGATTACTCAACCATCATGGGTATTACTATTTTAATTGGTACATTAACTGTCTTGCTAAACATCCTGGTAGATATCCTCTACGCGTGGATTGATCCTAAAATTCGTTACTAA
- a CDS encoding peptide ABC transporter substrate-binding protein, giving the protein MKPFTKTLAAALVSSAVFMVGCSSDEEAATTSNAAPEVKSGPTHPVTGETLAADQTFTYWALDEHSSFDPQIVEDVSGAEHVRNLFEGLLNQDADGNLVPGVAERFEASEDKMTYTFYLRKDAKWSNGDPVTAKDFVYGWKRAVNPETASPYAWYMEIMSIKNGAEIVAGKADVDSLGVKAVDDYTLQVELTDSLPYFPMMVVHTTTFPTHQATIEKHGADWTKPENMVSNGAYVLSEHVVNERAVLVRNDKYWNNEATILEKIVAVVIPDENQGLIRWKAGELDKGPVPAGQFKALKAEFGDEAISFPRLCNYYYTFNLSDSGPEAFKDVRVRKALAYSIDRTVITDQILQAGQIDAYTFTPGSTAGFNVPSVPFAEMTQAERDAKAKELLAEAGYGENNPLTFEMLYNTSEGHKQIATAIAQMWKSKLGVQAELNNMEWKTFLTERGNQNFALARGAWCGDYNEASTFLDLVRSGSGYNDGKYNNPEVDRLMDEAKTMADPSANYTAVEQILAEEMPVIPVYHYSGVFMLESDVKGWPVQNVEQNWYARNLYKVAE; this is encoded by the coding sequence ATGAAACCATTTACAAAAACGCTGGCTGCTGCGCTAGTTTCTTCTGCCGTATTCATGGTCGGCTGTTCATCTGATGAAGAAGCGGCAACTACTTCAAATGCGGCACCAGAAGTTAAATCGGGTCCAACCCACCCTGTAACTGGCGAAACTTTAGCTGCAGATCAAACATTCACATACTGGGCACTTGATGAGCACAGCTCATTTGACCCACAAATCGTAGAAGACGTATCTGGTGCTGAGCACGTACGTAACCTATTCGAAGGCCTATTAAACCAAGACGCAGATGGCAACCTTGTACCTGGTGTTGCTGAGCGTTTCGAAGCTTCTGAAGATAAAATGACTTACACGTTCTACTTGCGTAAAGATGCTAAGTGGAGCAACGGCGACCCTGTAACTGCGAAAGATTTCGTATACGGCTGGAAGCGCGCAGTAAACCCTGAAACGGCTTCTCCTTATGCTTGGTACATGGAAATCATGTCTATCAAAAATGGCGCAGAAATTGTTGCTGGCAAAGCTGATGTAGACTCTTTAGGCGTGAAAGCTGTAGATGACTACACACTACAAGTTGAACTAACCGACTCTCTTCCTTACTTCCCAATGATGGTTGTTCACACAACAACTTTCCCAACTCACCAAGCGACCATTGAGAAGCACGGTGCAGATTGGACTAAGCCAGAGAACATGGTTTCTAACGGCGCATACGTTCTTTCTGAGCACGTTGTAAACGAACGAGCTGTATTGGTACGTAACGATAAGTACTGGAACAACGAAGCAACTATCCTTGAGAAAATTGTTGCTGTAGTTATTCCAGATGAAAACCAAGGTTTAATTCGTTGGAAAGCGGGTGAGCTAGACAAAGGTCCTGTACCTGCTGGTCAGTTCAAAGCGCTTAAAGCTGAGTTCGGTGACGAAGCAATTTCTTTCCCTCGTCTATGTAACTACTACTACACATTCAACCTAAGCGACTCTGGTCCAGAAGCGTTTAAAGACGTACGCGTTCGTAAAGCATTAGCTTACTCAATTGACCGTACAGTAATCACTGACCAAATTTTACAAGCTGGTCAGATCGATGCTTACACTTTCACTCCTGGTTCAACTGCTGGCTTTAACGTGCCTTCAGTACCATTTGCTGAAATGACTCAAGCTGAGCGTGATGCGAAAGCGAAAGAACTACTAGCTGAAGCTGGTTACGGCGAAAACAACCCACTAACTTTCGAAATGTTGTACAACACTTCTGAAGGTCACAAGCAAATTGCTACGGCAATTGCTCAAATGTGGAAGTCTAAGCTAGGCGTACAAGCTGAGCTAAACAACATGGAATGGAAAACATTCCTAACAGAACGTGGCAACCAAAACTTTGCTCTAGCACGTGGTGCTTGGTGTGGTGACTACAACGAAGCGTCTACTTTCTTAGACTTAGTACGTTCTGGCTCTGGCTACAACGATGGTAAGTACAACAACCCAGAAGTAGATCGCTTAATGGACGAAGCTAAAACAATGGCTGATCCAAGCGCGAACTACACGGCTGTTGAGCAAATCTTAGCTGAAGAAATGCCTGTAATCCCAGTTTACCACTACTCTGGCGTATTCATGCTTGAGTCTGATGTTAAAGGCTGGCCTGTACAGAACGTTGAGCAAAACTGGTACGCACGTAACTTGTATAAAGTTGCAGAGTAA
- a CDS encoding PilZ domain-containing protein has translation METEMTEEKRRFQRIPFDSNIVITLPDQAQISGELHDISLKGALVCLPESTSLPALKTQCAATVSPSDDSWEIAFDGEIAYVNESAHTFGLSIIKLELDSASLLRRLIEVNLGDEAALQRELDHLINQ, from the coding sequence ATGGAAACTGAAATGACTGAAGAAAAACGCCGATTCCAACGCATACCGTTTGATTCAAATATTGTCATCACCCTACCGGATCAGGCTCAAATTTCTGGCGAACTTCACGATATCAGCTTAAAAGGTGCATTAGTCTGCCTACCAGAAAGCACTTCTCTGCCCGCGTTAAAAACACAATGCGCAGCAACCGTGTCTCCAAGTGATGATTCTTGGGAAATAGCTTTTGATGGCGAAATTGCTTATGTAAACGAAAGTGCACACACCTTCGGCCTGTCTATCATAAAACTTGAGCTCGATTCTGCCTCATTATTACGCAGACTGATTGAAGTAAATTTAGGGGACGAGGCCGCCCTACAAAGGGAATTAGACCACCTCATCAACCAATAG
- the msrA gene encoding peptide-methionine (S)-S-oxide reductase MsrA, which yields MSESSIELQLSEALPDRSEPMQLNFQHQVFQRDMRDVPEGAEVIWLAAGCFWGVERLFWQLDGVVNTAVGYAGGYTQNPTYKDVCTGKTGHTEIVQVAFIPSQLPLKALLKAYWEAHDPTQGMRQGNDRGTQYRSAIYAESAMLAEIEASKQSYQEQLNAKGLGNITTEIKVKQPFYFAEEEHQQYLYKNPEGYCGLKGTGAVCPI from the coding sequence ATGTCAGAGTCGTCTATTGAGTTACAACTGTCCGAAGCACTGCCCGATCGCTCAGAACCAATGCAATTGAATTTTCAGCACCAAGTTTTTCAAAGAGATATGAGGGATGTGCCAGAAGGCGCAGAGGTTATCTGGTTGGCCGCTGGTTGTTTTTGGGGTGTAGAGAGGCTCTTTTGGCAGTTAGACGGTGTGGTAAATACTGCTGTTGGTTATGCCGGCGGATACACCCAAAACCCGACTTATAAAGATGTGTGTACTGGCAAAACAGGCCACACAGAAATTGTTCAAGTTGCTTTCATACCAAGCCAATTGCCTTTAAAGGCTTTGCTAAAGGCTTATTGGGAGGCGCACGACCCAACGCAGGGTATGCGTCAAGGCAATGATAGAGGGACTCAATACCGATCTGCTATTTACGCAGAATCAGCCATGCTCGCAGAAATTGAGGCGTCAAAACAGAGTTATCAAGAGCAGTTGAATGCCAAAGGGCTGGGCAACATTACGACTGAAATTAAGGTTAAACAGCCATTCTATTTTGCTGAAGAAGAGCATCAGCAATATTTGTATAAAAACCCAGAAGGCTATTGTGGGCTTAAAGGCACGGGGGCTGTATGTCCAATCTAA
- a CDS encoding TetR/AcrR family transcriptional regulator, with protein MIKKENILESARKVLTEQGINKLSLRKIAAETGCAAPSIYYYFKNKEEIVAGLWEEVAMELEQQLKIAGDKGQVYKDFWQSRPDDFRLFITNADYFPLVHATEGYQALKSMLGEHLHQLNGLLIEKIYLNI; from the coding sequence ATGATTAAGAAAGAGAACATATTAGAATCCGCTCGAAAGGTACTTACCGAACAGGGCATCAATAAACTATCGTTGCGAAAAATAGCAGCAGAAACTGGCTGCGCCGCGCCTTCCATTTATTACTACTTTAAGAATAAAGAGGAAATTGTCGCTGGACTATGGGAAGAAGTAGCAATGGAATTAGAGCAACAACTTAAAATTGCCGGCGATAAAGGCCAAGTATATAAAGACTTTTGGCAATCCCGTCCGGATGATTTTCGATTGTTTATAACCAATGCAGATTATTTTCCATTGGTTCACGCAACGGAAGGTTATCAGGCGCTTAAGTCGATGTTAGGCGAGCATTTACATCAACTAAACGGCCTACTAATCGAAAAGATTTACTTAAACATCTAA
- a CDS encoding response regulator translates to MATILVVDDSPSQIAHFTKILEANGHECIVAEDGASGVALAKSAQPDLILMDVVMPELNGFQATRKLTQDPSTKQIPVVLATTKDQETDRVWGQRQGAKAFLVKPVDEAELLKTLAKFL, encoded by the coding sequence ATGGCAACAATTTTAGTGGTAGATGACTCACCAAGCCAGATAGCGCACTTTACAAAGATTTTAGAGGCCAATGGTCATGAGTGTATCGTTGCTGAAGATGGTGCCTCTGGCGTTGCGCTGGCAAAAAGCGCGCAGCCCGATTTAATCTTGATGGATGTAGTAATGCCCGAGTTAAACGGCTTTCAAGCCACTCGCAAACTTACACAGGACCCTTCTACAAAGCAGATCCCTGTTGTTTTAGCAACAACTAAAGACCAAGAGACCGATCGTGTGTGGGGGCAAAGACAAGGTGCTAAAGCTTTTTTGGTTAAACCGGTAGATGAAGCAGAATTGCTAAAAACGCTGGCTAAATTCCTCTAA